Proteins from a genomic interval of Uloborus diversus isolate 005 chromosome 4, Udiv.v.3.1, whole genome shotgun sequence:
- the LOC129220063 gene encoding adhesive plaque matrix protein-like, translating to MALGKFLLLVVAATAMAAPSKMKDAEDMMAEEGRHVPAYAAPAPYAAASAPRYGSVTSYNRRGSYASAGDLAKPSIYGSSYGAAPAGPAYNPAPAYSPYNNAPKYAPELSGPYHGQPAYGSSYGPQRNEYSAQSQQLSHDPNYDPAKDPVSQYAEYIPVREYTGKQHSIGNELSIYGYKK from the coding sequence ttcttgcTGCTGGTCGTAGCAGCGACCGCCATGGCGGCCCCATCCAAGATGAAGGATGCCGAAGACATGATGGCTGAAGAAGGACGTCACGTGCCAGCCTACGCTGCTCCAGCGCCCTATGCTGCTGCCTCAGCTCCGCGCTATGGGTCTGTTACTTCCTACAACAGACGTGGATCCTATGCCAGCGCCGGCGACTTGGCCAAACCTTCCATCTACGGCAGCAGCTATGGAGCAGCCCCAGCTGGTCCCGCCTACAACCCCGCCCCCGCATACTCCCCATACAACAATGCCCCCAAGTACGCCCCCGAACTGAGCGGTCCTTACCACGGTCAGCCAGCATACGGATCAAGCTACGGTCCCCAGAGGAACGAATACTCCGCCCAGTCTCAGCAGCTCTCCCACGATCCCAATTATGATCCGGCCAAGGATCCAGTCAGCCAATACGCCGAATATATCCCAGTAAGAGAATACACCGGCAAACAGCATTCCATCGGGAATGAACTCAGCATCTACGgatacaaaaaataa